Proteins encoded together in one Thermodesulforhabdus norvegica window:
- a CDS encoding CaiB/BaiF CoA transferase family protein — protein sequence MTREPREIEIKSRADTLKPRPWPVTPPPSREEVAKVYAKRKAEEFGKWCEDNLWFQDSWSKPEALQGVRILEVGLWRLGHKFAASLLAELGAEVIKVEPPEGDPMRKLTPFGREEYMLADSETGELCGLEFIHEMRNKYSITLNLETPEGQKLYKGLAARADIIIEEYPPGYMDERGIGYRQLSKINPRLIYCWIGILGQWGPMKDRVSKFGQWMLEPFAQAACSYIHNTGYPEDFMPRGSGGDPTRSGVWLCDYVAGEQAAVNILAALYYREEKSGRGQFIEVTGAEAMMDILDFDIAWYGFNESIKARTGSWDPNLNQYAWNPCKDGYMMIGGQTDRLWYRIGMCIERDLPQFGRLIHEDPFLKEVAARNALQALIKTYTLTAMWLRDTNRVEAEEKLLEYDIAAGPLLYIDEVCEFPHFKYRPWVYTIEDEHYGTLLYAVPPQAFQMRTPARVKWLGRPLGKDNPEIYQKYFGIGPRMQEVLKEKGVI from the coding sequence ATGACGAGGGAACCACGAGAAATTGAAATCAAGAGCAGGGCGGACACGTTAAAACCGCGTCCGTGGCCTGTGACGCCTCCCCCGTCGAGGGAAGAGGTGGCGAAGGTTTACGCAAAACGGAAGGCAGAGGAGTTTGGAAAGTGGTGTGAGGACAACCTCTGGTTTCAGGATTCCTGGTCTAAACCCGAGGCTCTTCAGGGCGTAAGGATCCTTGAGGTGGGGCTGTGGCGATTGGGCCATAAGTTTGCGGCTTCTCTTCTGGCAGAGCTGGGAGCTGAGGTGATTAAAGTGGAGCCGCCCGAAGGCGATCCTATGAGGAAACTCACACCCTTTGGGCGTGAAGAGTACATGCTGGCCGACAGCGAGACGGGGGAGCTTTGCGGTCTGGAGTTCATCCATGAGATGCGGAACAAGTACTCCATTACGTTGAACCTGGAAACCCCTGAAGGTCAGAAGCTTTATAAAGGTCTTGCGGCCAGGGCGGATATTATCATCGAAGAGTATCCGCCGGGCTACATGGATGAAAGAGGGATAGGTTACAGGCAACTATCAAAAATCAATCCCAGGCTGATATACTGCTGGATAGGTATTCTCGGTCAATGGGGCCCCATGAAAGACCGGGTCTCCAAGTTCGGTCAGTGGATGCTTGAGCCTTTTGCTCAGGCAGCCTGTTCTTACATTCATAACACGGGTTATCCTGAGGACTTCATGCCCAGAGGTTCTGGTGGCGACCCGACGAGGTCGGGAGTGTGGCTCTGTGACTATGTCGCAGGTGAACAGGCGGCCGTGAACATCCTGGCGGCGTTGTATTATCGTGAAGAAAAGAGCGGCAGAGGTCAGTTTATTGAGGTGACCGGTGCCGAGGCAATGATGGACATTCTCGACTTTGACATTGCCTGGTACGGTTTCAACGAGAGCATTAAAGCCCGTACCGGTTCCTGGGATCCCAACCTGAACCAGTATGCCTGGAACCCCTGTAAAGACGGTTACATGATGATCGGTGGACAGACCGACCGTCTGTGGTACCGAATCGGGATGTGCATCGAAAGAGACCTGCCTCAGTTCGGTCGTCTGATCCACGAGGATCCCTTCCTGAAGGAAGTGGCCGCACGGAATGCTCTGCAGGCCCTCATAAAGACATATACCCTCACGGCCATGTGGCTCCGTGATACTAACCGTGTTGAAGCCGAAGAGAAACTTCTGGAATACGATATCGCCGCAGGACCACTGCTCTACATCGACGAAGTATGCGAATTTCCTCACTTCAAATACAGACCCTGGGTGTACACCATTGAGGATGAACACTACGGTACCCTGCTTTATGCAGTTCCACCACAGGCCTTCCAGATGAGAACTCCTGCAAGGGTAAAGTGGCTGGGAAGGCCGTTAGGAAAAGACAACCCTGAGATTTACCAGAAGTACTTTGGCATTGGTCCTCGTATGCAGGAAGTATTGAAAGAAAAGGGGGTGATCTGA
- a CDS encoding sigma 54-interacting transcriptional regulator encodes MSLPAWFRTLMESLPVPAIFYDLGCHIAGSNEKGKKYILKTYNDLTRFKACEILAQSKNKTNGCENCLLARVLQERKPQKQTGEFMLPDGHSSIFERYAALWEIPGGPVIVDMWKDISQEVTLLREHEKKDLYIQGFFELFNLPMFITDHHFRITEMNRAFEKFARLPFSHLLGRPIDDIINLDLASIKSSLNLQPYVFSRTTLKRHPDLFCDLKLYAVSHNGNYLGCVGFAVAHAGRSLSSSFPHYQMEYLFELTREASHKESLKEFFDYLDVLLKKHFLGHADPLVVLIDEDRKSFFWLKEKEKEWPLQKSFRESAFRDEAFQHFYSVASMPTSPADAIATPGKPRLLPKPLLPFSANYPEWFGFPIATHRRLLGYVFVGLSEVFPQVKEAMYLIHAFLTQMAGHIRQLMLREAETASLWEGTKPTRFGRIIGQSEKMLEVYELIEMVAPSEATVLITGENGTGKELVALEIHSRSNRSNGPFVVAHCSAYSPTLLETELFGHEKGAFTGAIKQKKGRIERAQKGTLFLDEIGDISPATQVLLLRFLQDRKFERVGGEQTLEADVRILAATNKNLYEEVRAGRFRDDLYYRLNVISIHLPPLRERKEDIPLLCEHFVKKYSLREKKEISSLSPEALQILMEYDWPGNVRQLENAISHAVILATGDEIKPVHLPRFLRRGYDDGQSMSLADYEKNLISKVLKECNWNKHEAARRLKITRSTLYSKIKRYNLHP; translated from the coding sequence ATGAGCCTTCCGGCATGGTTCCGGACGCTCATGGAATCACTTCCGGTCCCGGCAATCTTTTACGATCTTGGTTGCCACATAGCCGGTAGTAACGAAAAAGGAAAAAAGTACATCCTTAAAACCTACAATGACCTCACCAGATTCAAGGCCTGTGAAATACTGGCTCAGTCAAAAAATAAAACCAACGGCTGTGAAAACTGTTTGCTTGCCAGAGTTCTGCAGGAAAGGAAACCTCAGAAACAAACCGGTGAGTTTATGTTACCCGACGGTCATTCCAGTATCTTCGAAAGGTATGCTGCCCTGTGGGAAATACCCGGCGGACCGGTCATAGTGGACATGTGGAAGGACATATCTCAGGAGGTTACCCTGCTGAGAGAGCACGAAAAAAAAGATCTTTATATACAGGGGTTTTTTGAGCTCTTTAACCTTCCCATGTTTATCACCGATCACCACTTCAGAATCACCGAGATGAACAGAGCCTTTGAAAAGTTCGCCAGGCTTCCCTTTTCACATCTTCTCGGAAGACCTATAGACGACATTATCAACCTGGATCTGGCCTCGATAAAAAGCTCGCTGAACCTTCAACCTTACGTTTTTTCCAGAACAACCCTGAAGCGGCACCCAGACTTATTCTGCGACCTTAAGCTCTACGCCGTATCTCACAACGGAAACTACCTCGGTTGCGTGGGCTTTGCCGTTGCTCATGCAGGAAGAAGTCTTTCGTCGTCTTTTCCCCACTATCAGATGGAATATCTCTTTGAACTGACCCGAGAGGCCTCCCACAAGGAAAGTTTGAAGGAGTTTTTCGACTATTTAGACGTCCTTCTCAAAAAGCACTTTCTCGGTCATGCGGACCCTCTGGTTGTATTGATTGACGAAGATCGGAAATCCTTCTTCTGGCTTAAGGAGAAAGAAAAGGAGTGGCCTCTTCAAAAAAGCTTTCGTGAATCCGCCTTCAGAGACGAAGCATTTCAGCACTTCTATTCCGTTGCGTCCATGCCAACTTCTCCGGCCGATGCCATAGCTACACCGGGCAAGCCACGCTTGCTTCCCAAACCCCTATTGCCTTTTTCCGCAAATTATCCCGAATGGTTCGGCTTCCCCATCGCAACTCACAGACGCCTTCTGGGCTACGTCTTTGTGGGCCTTTCTGAGGTCTTTCCTCAGGTTAAGGAGGCAATGTACCTGATACATGCCTTTTTGACCCAGATGGCCGGCCACATCAGGCAGTTGATGCTGAGGGAAGCTGAAACGGCGTCTCTGTGGGAAGGAACAAAACCCACCCGCTTTGGACGGATCATAGGACAAAGCGAAAAGATGCTGGAGGTTTACGAACTCATCGAAATGGTGGCGCCGTCGGAGGCCACGGTGCTGATCACGGGCGAAAACGGAACAGGAAAAGAGCTTGTAGCTCTGGAAATCCACAGCCGAAGTAACAGGTCCAACGGTCCCTTTGTTGTGGCTCACTGTTCGGCCTACTCTCCAACTCTTCTTGAAACCGAACTATTCGGTCATGAGAAAGGAGCCTTTACGGGAGCCATAAAGCAGAAAAAGGGAAGAATCGAAAGGGCTCAGAAGGGAACCCTTTTTTTAGATGAGATTGGTGACATATCACCGGCCACACAGGTGCTTCTTCTGAGATTCCTTCAGGATAGAAAATTCGAACGCGTAGGAGGCGAACAAACTCTTGAAGCCGATGTTCGAATTCTTGCGGCAACGAATAAAAATCTTTACGAAGAGGTGAGGGCCGGAAGGTTCAGAGACGATCTCTATTATCGGCTAAACGTCATCAGCATACACCTTCCACCCCTCAGGGAGCGGAAGGAGGATATCCCGTTACTCTGTGAACACTTTGTCAAAAAGTACAGCCTTCGGGAGAAAAAGGAGATTTCCTCCCTATCGCCGGAAGCGCTCCAGATTCTCATGGAATACGACTGGCCCGGTAATGTAAGACAACTGGAAAATGCGATAAGCCATGCGGTAATTCTTGCGACGGGTGATGAAATCAAACCGGTTCACCTCCCTCGATTTCTCCGCCGCGGATACGATGACGGGCAATCCATGTCTCTTGCAGATTATGAGAAAAATCTGATCTCTAAAGTTCTCAAGGAGTGCAACTGGAACAAGCATGAGGCTGCAAGAAGGTTGAAGATTACCCGGAGCACTCTTTACAGCAAGATAAAGAGGTACAATCTCCATCCCTGA
- a CDS encoding HD-GYP domain-containing protein: MKTGTDKTLDVMNFIIEIARIIDDVSPEFKGHHLRVAYTALKIGTVLGIEEDRIRQIVAASCLHGIGCFTFQERLQALNPEIKTTLYRERAYAFLAQSGFLTPCAEVIGRRQNGKSCDTAYLSDIVELAERIDLLSHSYPGNAEANESLQKPGEALDYFLRSKASKDFPPETLSAAKEATEPEAFWFGLEYESPRLNGTHPITWIITWKDFQEFARILSEVIDWRSKFTVSHCASVRATALALAKEFGFTDDEISLISVAADLHDLGKLGIPLEILMKPDTLTPQEVHVMRKHAYLTYMALKELGEISPAHLWASQHHERLSGDGYPFRLQGSEISTEARIIAVSDVYTALTEVRPYRPAVGAADAASIVRDMAAEGKLCREVSDKLLRNLKTVEDARAEAIKETMERYKKWKELLNGETEE, from the coding sequence ATGAAAACCGGAACGGATAAGACCCTGGACGTTATGAATTTCATCATAGAAATCGCCAGAATCATCGACGACGTTAGCCCTGAATTTAAGGGTCATCACCTCAGGGTTGCGTACACTGCCCTGAAGATAGGAACTGTTCTCGGGATAGAGGAAGACCGGATAAGGCAGATTGTTGCGGCTTCCTGCCTGCACGGCATAGGCTGTTTCACCTTTCAGGAACGATTGCAGGCCCTAAATCCCGAAATCAAGACAACCCTTTACAGAGAGAGGGCTTATGCCTTTCTGGCTCAATCAGGGTTTTTGACCCCCTGCGCAGAAGTTATAGGTCGAAGACAGAACGGCAAATCATGTGACACAGCCTACCTGTCCGACATTGTGGAACTTGCCGAACGGATAGACCTTTTATCGCACTCTTATCCCGGAAATGCGGAAGCCAATGAAAGCCTTCAAAAACCCGGAGAAGCCCTGGACTATTTTCTGAGAAGTAAAGCTTCAAAAGACTTCCCACCGGAGACCCTTTCGGCAGCTAAGGAAGCAACGGAACCCGAAGCCTTCTGGTTCGGGCTTGAATACGAATCCCCCAGGCTCAACGGAACCCATCCCATTACATGGATTATAACGTGGAAAGATTTCCAGGAGTTTGCACGAATTTTGAGTGAAGTTATCGACTGGAGAAGCAAATTCACCGTTTCTCACTGTGCAAGTGTAAGGGCCACTGCACTAGCGCTCGCAAAGGAGTTCGGTTTTACCGATGACGAAATATCGTTGATTTCCGTGGCAGCCGATCTGCACGATCTTGGAAAATTGGGTATTCCACTGGAAATTCTTATGAAGCCGGATACCCTCACCCCGCAGGAAGTCCACGTTATGAGAAAACACGCCTATCTCACGTACATGGCCCTTAAGGAACTGGGAGAAATATCCCCCGCACATCTCTGGGCATCTCAGCATCATGAAAGGCTTTCAGGAGACGGTTATCCCTTCAGACTGCAGGGCTCGGAGATATCAACGGAAGCTCGCATAATTGCAGTATCCGATGTCTATACGGCCCTGACCGAAGTCAGGCCCTACAGACCTGCCGTGGGAGCCGCCGATGCCGCTTCGATTGTAAGAGACATGGCAGCAGAAGGTAAGCTGTGCCGTGAAGTCTCGGACAAACTGCTCCGGAACCTGAAAACCGTTGAAGATGCCAGAGCGGAAGCAATCAAAGAGACCATGGAAAGATACAAAAAATGGAAAGAATTGCTCAACGGGGAGACCGAAGAATAA
- a CDS encoding (deoxy)nucleoside triphosphate pyrophosphohydrolase has protein sequence MVKQRTDRDNRIVGVTAAVIVRDGKILIARRKPGKKRAGFWEFPGGKIRDGESPEECLRRELLEELNIQVAVKTFLGSFVHSYPDITVELKAYLCTWTDGEITFRDHDSIKWVNPKKIARFRLSPADIPIADRILTLLEENFEDDNHENRNG, from the coding sequence ATGGTAAAGCAAAGGACGGACAGGGATAATCGGATAGTAGGGGTAACCGCAGCCGTAATCGTGCGGGACGGCAAAATTCTCATCGCCCGCAGGAAACCCGGCAAAAAACGGGCAGGTTTCTGGGAATTTCCCGGTGGAAAGATCAGAGACGGTGAAAGTCCTGAAGAATGCCTGAGAAGGGAACTCCTTGAGGAACTCAACATTCAGGTTGCCGTGAAGACCTTTCTGGGATCCTTTGTACATTCCTACCCGGACATTACCGTTGAGCTCAAAGCCTACCTCTGCACATGGACGGATGGCGAAATAACCTTTCGAGATCATGATTCGATCAAATGGGTCAACCCGAAAAAAATTGCACGCTTTCGACTTTCCCCTGCCGACATTCCCATAGCAGACCGCATCTTAACCCTTTTAGAAGAAAATTTCGAGGACGATAATCATGAAAACCGGAACGGATAA
- a CDS encoding deoxyribonuclease IV produces MALIGAHMSIVGGYHRAIERLIRVNGDALQIFCKNQRRWDGPPVTPEDVIAFRSAWQDQGLFPVAVHAGYLINLASPDANLADLSVRAFSDELERTASLGISVIVLHPGAHRGSDPREAQRRTAYNLDRAISAASLRPLWVLLETTAGQGTSIGATFEELADIMEKSAYSHCLGICFDTAHVFAAGYDISNSYGYENTLKRLDDLVGLDRVRLLHLNDSRTDCGSRIDRHEHIGKGRIGLEAFRRIVNDPTFAKVPMIIETPKGGGLERDRENISLLKSLVKGS; encoded by the coding sequence ATGGCACTTATCGGCGCTCACATGTCTATTGTAGGAGGTTACCACCGGGCTATCGAAAGGCTCATCCGGGTCAACGGAGACGCCCTTCAGATATTTTGCAAAAATCAGCGCCGGTGGGACGGACCCCCCGTTACCCCTGAGGACGTTATCGCATTTAGGTCGGCCTGGCAAGATCAGGGTTTATTTCCCGTTGCAGTACATGCGGGATACCTGATAAATCTTGCGTCTCCCGATGCTAATCTGGCCGATCTATCTGTAAGGGCCTTTTCGGACGAGCTGGAACGAACGGCCTCTCTGGGAATTTCCGTGATAGTTCTTCATCCCGGGGCTCACAGGGGATCAGACCCGCGGGAAGCCCAGCGCCGAACGGCATACAACCTGGACAGAGCTATTTCTGCTGCGTCCCTCAGGCCTCTTTGGGTTCTTCTGGAAACCACGGCAGGTCAGGGTACTTCCATCGGTGCTACTTTTGAAGAACTTGCCGATATAATGGAGAAATCGGCATACTCCCATTGTCTGGGGATCTGTTTTGATACTGCCCACGTCTTCGCTGCAGGCTACGACATAAGTAACTCTTACGGGTATGAGAATACCCTGAAAAGGCTTGACGACCTTGTCGGGCTTGACAGAGTGCGGCTACTGCATTTGAACGATTCTCGCACGGATTGCGGCTCCAGGATCGATAGGCACGAACATATAGGAAAAGGACGCATAGGCCTTGAAGCTTTTCGAAGGATTGTGAACGATCCGACCTTTGCAAAGGTGCCCATGATTATAGAAACTCCAAAAGGCGGTGGACTGGAAAGGGATCGAGAGAACATATCTCTTTTGAAAAGCCTTGTGAAGGGCTCCTGA
- a CDS encoding PAS domain-containing protein has product MDNVFSGNRFSRVKCLLGLVGLRKLLILALCLSSFLLCLSYTAQGAGPDQIRVVMDDAYPPYAFRDEKGNLVGILPEWWRLWEKETGISVKLMGTNWHSAQEMILRGGAEVIDTIFKTPEREKIFLFSRPYAKIPAAVFHSREVSGIVDIEALKKIPVGVKAGDADAAYLRSRGLTDLVYFPDYASIIKAAVKGDIQVFCMDEPPALYYLYRERAVQRFRKALVLFTGAFHRAVLRSNPDVFRIVEDGFERIPEAKLKAVEQKWLGEPVEKSEVLKYLMWTCSGLVLLILVILAWSISLNRAVARKTEEYLLLMKELEEEKETLSVTLYSIGEGVITTDATGKITRMNTMAEKLTGWTEEDAVGRSFEEVFHVLNEETRTPVCNPVKRVLEEGAIVGLGNHTLLISRDGTERPIADSAAPIRDSQGNVLGVVVIFRDQTEERAYRTRLERMNSELNLALEAAGCSIVRLHVPTGTVLRDSRWCEMLGFTSEEISPDVSFWLGLIHDGDRDRVRRAFEDHILGKTPFFEREYRMRHKKGKWVWVYERGSVVDEDPDGNPLWYTGIVMDITERKETEKRLLDLEAQLQQAAKLEAIGRLAGGIAHDLNNTLQVIIGFGDLGLREASPDTRVREYLLKIKRAAQGSARIVKQVLTFARRDIIRPEVIHLGAYLEETVPMYRRLVGENIDFRVSIEEDVWPLWMDPVQLDQMLMNLIVNAKDAIEGHGIITLSVSNVTVGSEREKNGVRIRPGDYVLISVSDTGCGIDPEIKDLIFEPFFTTKEAGKGTGLGLSTVYGIVKRNGGWITVESTPGRGTRFDILIPRYTGDLSKEHVDASPKSPIAQPGRKNLLLVEDDEMILSYAWKVLTMNGYRVVSFSSPKDVLSWVSREVAEGRADVDLLITDVVLPQMSGVDLWKRLKDYFPGLRCIFVSGYPAEELRRFDLPGEGISFLEKPFSSRDLLDRVALMLAGVEG; this is encoded by the coding sequence ATGGATAATGTTTTTTCCGGCAACCGCTTCAGTCGGGTTAAGTGTCTTCTCGGGTTGGTGGGCCTGAGAAAGCTCCTTATTTTAGCGCTTTGTCTGTCGTCGTTCCTTTTATGCCTTTCTTATACTGCCCAAGGTGCAGGTCCCGATCAAATAAGAGTTGTTATGGACGATGCTTATCCTCCCTATGCCTTCCGGGATGAAAAGGGAAATCTGGTGGGGATTCTTCCCGAATGGTGGAGGCTCTGGGAAAAAGAAACGGGCATTTCCGTGAAACTTATGGGAACAAACTGGCACAGCGCTCAGGAAATGATCCTTCGCGGTGGAGCCGAAGTGATTGATACCATCTTCAAAACGCCGGAAAGGGAGAAAATCTTCCTCTTTTCCAGACCCTACGCAAAGATTCCCGCTGCCGTATTTCACAGCAGAGAAGTTTCCGGGATCGTTGACATCGAAGCGCTGAAAAAAATCCCTGTTGGAGTAAAGGCCGGAGATGCCGATGCGGCTTACTTGCGGAGTCGGGGACTGACCGACCTCGTTTACTTTCCCGACTATGCTTCGATAATCAAAGCCGCCGTGAAAGGCGACATACAGGTTTTTTGCATGGACGAACCTCCGGCCCTTTATTACCTGTACCGGGAGAGGGCCGTACAGAGATTCCGTAAGGCGCTGGTGCTCTTCACAGGAGCATTCCACAGAGCGGTTCTTCGGAGCAATCCCGATGTTTTCCGGATTGTGGAAGATGGTTTTGAACGGATCCCTGAAGCTAAATTGAAGGCTGTGGAGCAGAAATGGCTTGGAGAACCTGTGGAGAAGTCCGAAGTCCTGAAATATTTAATGTGGACTTGTTCAGGCCTGGTATTGCTGATTCTGGTTATCCTGGCCTGGAGTATTTCTCTCAACAGAGCCGTAGCCCGTAAAACAGAAGAATATTTGTTGCTGATGAAGGAACTCGAAGAAGAAAAAGAGACACTGAGTGTTACCCTTTACAGCATAGGAGAGGGTGTAATTACGACCGACGCCACAGGAAAAATTACCCGAATGAATACAATGGCAGAGAAGCTAACGGGATGGACGGAAGAGGACGCTGTCGGCAGGAGTTTCGAAGAGGTTTTTCACGTACTCAACGAGGAAACCCGTACTCCGGTGTGCAATCCGGTGAAACGGGTGCTGGAGGAAGGTGCCATCGTTGGGCTGGGTAACCACACCCTGCTTATTTCCAGAGACGGAACGGAGCGCCCCATTGCCGACAGCGCTGCTCCGATACGCGATTCCCAGGGGAATGTGCTTGGGGTGGTGGTAATATTCAGGGATCAAACCGAGGAAAGAGCCTACAGGACGAGGCTTGAGCGGATGAACAGCGAACTCAATCTTGCTCTGGAAGCCGCAGGATGCTCCATCGTCAGGCTGCACGTGCCGACCGGAACCGTTTTAAGAGATTCCCGATGGTGTGAGATGTTAGGGTTTACCTCTGAGGAAATATCTCCTGATGTGAGCTTCTGGCTGGGTCTGATTCACGACGGGGATCGTGATAGGGTCAGGCGGGCTTTTGAAGATCACATCCTCGGAAAGACTCCTTTTTTTGAGCGGGAATATCGCATGAGGCACAAAAAGGGCAAGTGGGTCTGGGTTTATGAAAGGGGGAGTGTGGTGGACGAAGATCCGGATGGAAATCCACTCTGGTACACGGGCATAGTTATGGACATTACCGAGAGGAAGGAGACGGAAAAACGCCTCCTTGATCTCGAAGCACAGCTTCAGCAGGCGGCAAAGCTTGAGGCAATAGGCCGCCTTGCTGGAGGAATTGCCCACGATCTGAACAACACGCTACAGGTCATAATAGGCTTTGGTGATCTTGGGCTTCGTGAGGCTTCTCCTGATACCCGGGTGAGAGAATACCTTCTAAAAATCAAACGGGCTGCTCAGGGATCCGCTCGCATCGTAAAGCAGGTTCTGACCTTTGCACGAAGGGACATCATAAGACCGGAAGTTATTCATCTCGGCGCTTATCTCGAAGAGACGGTGCCCATGTATCGCCGACTTGTCGGGGAAAATATTGATTTCAGGGTCAGTATCGAAGAAGATGTGTGGCCTCTGTGGATGGATCCCGTTCAGCTCGATCAGATGCTGATGAATCTCATAGTTAACGCAAAAGATGCCATTGAAGGGCATGGGATAATAACTCTTTCCGTGTCCAATGTAACGGTGGGTTCGGAAAGAGAAAAGAACGGTGTTAGAATCCGGCCCGGAGACTATGTGCTCATCTCCGTGAGCGACACGGGATGTGGGATTGATCCCGAAATTAAAGATCTTATTTTTGAACCTTTCTTTACCACAAAGGAAGCGGGTAAAGGCACGGGGCTCGGCTTGAGCACCGTGTACGGGATTGTTAAACGGAACGGCGGCTGGATTACCGTGGAAAGTACGCCGGGCAGGGGAACTAGATTCGATATTTTAATTCCCAGATATACCGGTGACCTGTCAAAGGAACATGTCGACGCGTCCCCGAAGAGCCCCATCGCTCAGCCAGGCAGAAAAAACCTGCTCCTCGTGGAAGATGACGAGATGATTCTTTCGTACGCCTGGAAAGTTCTTACGATGAACGGGTACCGGGTTGTGTCTTTTTCCAGCCCGAAAGATGTGCTTTCGTGGGTTTCTCGGGAGGTTGCCGAAGGCCGGGCCGATGTGGATCTGCTGATAACCGATGTTGTGTTGCCTCAGATGAGTGGGGTAGATCTGTGGAAACGGCTTAAGGACTACTTTCCGGGCCTGAGATGCATTTTCGTTTCCGGTTATCCCGCAGAGGAGCTCAGGCGCTTTGACCTGCCCGGAGAAGGCATTTCTTTTCTGGAAAAGCCTTTTTCTTCTCGAGATTTGCTTGACAGGGTGGCCCTGATGCTTGCCGGTGTCGAGGGCTAG
- a CDS encoding NAD(P)H-hydrate dehydratase produces MLAIVGTVPDESLGITEGRVSLSSGILKIDAVEVEVCRGTPALMAAACVVSEVLGLPKPYALIAGDIGSGSGSRKLYRHLTSALPSLSPGVVVFHYLLPDVDWHTRIAFAIEEIAPRPVLIADAGYMYAAKMSGQASIYDLFTPDAGELAFLADEDAPHPSYTRGFLLQSHLDVPELIYRAYSKGNAAKFLMVKGQPDYIVSNGEIIHKVESPCVEVMEAIGGTGDTLTGIAGALIFAGIHLPTACLLAAKINRLAGFHANLTPASQIRELISAIPASTEALIKELQKNSPTLSAGKKN; encoded by the coding sequence GTGCTCGCAATAGTCGGAACCGTTCCCGATGAATCGCTGGGCATAACGGAAGGGAGAGTTTCCCTTTCTTCAGGAATCCTAAAGATTGACGCCGTGGAAGTAGAGGTATGCCGTGGCACACCCGCTCTTATGGCTGCTGCCTGTGTGGTGTCGGAAGTTCTTGGACTACCGAAGCCCTATGCCCTGATCGCCGGCGATATCGGTTCCGGCAGCGGAAGTCGAAAACTCTACCGCCATCTCACCTCTGCCCTTCCCTCTCTTTCGCCGGGGGTCGTGGTCTTCCACTATCTGCTCCCCGATGTGGACTGGCATACAAGAATAGCCTTTGCAATAGAAGAAATAGCTCCGAGACCTGTACTTATAGCCGACGCCGGATACATGTATGCCGCAAAGATGAGCGGACAGGCATCAATCTACGACCTCTTTACCCCCGACGCAGGCGAGCTGGCATTTCTGGCCGATGAAGATGCTCCGCATCCTTCCTACACCCGGGGCTTTCTTCTGCAGTCCCATCTCGATGTCCCTGAACTCATATACAGGGCATATTCAAAGGGAAACGCCGCAAAATTTCTTATGGTCAAAGGACAACCGGATTACATCGTAAGCAACGGTGAGATAATCCACAAGGTCGAATCGCCCTGCGTGGAAGTGATGGAAGCTATTGGAGGAACGGGAGACACGCTAACGGGGATCGCGGGCGCCCTGATTTTTGCGGGAATCCACCTCCCCACAGCCTGTCTGCTTGCCGCAAAGATCAACAGGCTTGCCGGTTTCCACGCCAATTTGACCCCTGCATCCCAGATAAGGGAACTCATTTCGGCAATTCCAGCTTCAACGGAAGCACTCATTAAAGAGCTGCAAAAGAACAGCCCCACCCTGTCTGCCGGGAAAAAGAACTAG